gtacacagattcggcgcggcccggccgccattgcttttcatcttgcctgcgttggtttggttgaatgagtaagagcacaactcaacacaactcacaaggttggttgtgatataaagaaacgctgtcagttaatatcttaacataaatctgatcaaaaatatgtttaaacggaatttatattaaaaaccaacttagaaataatttcaaaatttcccgtcaaaccaaacgtcatttggttttttatttgtcatatcattgtacggtgtttgcactacatattaaaaaaactacttttacgtttcaaatttaatttgtttcctagttcatttgcaacgtaaggttagtaacactatctaaacattttttattaaaataatattcttctagatttaattaaatacgattaagttacctgcttagATATTTGTTTGGTATTTTTCGTTTTCTACCatctacacacaagaatgatatctagccacactcagccctccttatgctaaaaggcggtatctcaaaaacgagtGAACTGGAAATGAAACgttatgattaaaatttaaggtacttatttgcattcaatcttcaattgagataccgctttttagctcagcagggcaccacggctgaggaatagatgtccagcataacccagagatggcattattatcagcattacattactcctcttcaaAGATACTATACCATGGCGGTAGGTAGGCTGGGTGTTTGtttcataattaaataatattttggtggGTGTTTGTTTACCAAGCCTTAAATATAAACGCATTGATAGAGTAATAGTCTGATTATACCTATCGATAAAAAGTGGCCCAAAACTCTGGGGCCTACACTCATAACGTCATAACACCCATATTCATAAATAAACTAGGGATCACTAAACgttagtttcaaaattttagtaaaaaattatgTTAGAATTAGAAACTCTTAGGTAATTTTATTctatagatgttttttttaaatctttgagtaggtacctacctaagagCCGTGTTATGGCACACCGTCAAAGTGTAGTAAACATACCGACAATATGAACAGTTACGCTAGGATTTATGAAGCTAATTACTTGTATTTTACTTCAGTTGCTCCTGGTGACTGGACTGTCACATGGCAAAGGCGACGGGATGGGCGCTAGTTTACAAATAGTATGTACAAACCGGTGCCAAACTTATTTGATTCTTTCTTTGCAGTTAATATTTCTATTCACTTAAACATTTTTAACTCAAACACACTTATAAGGATACACTCCTTGTCCTGCCAGTATGCCTGTCTGTTAAGACCCTTTTTTTCAGGAACACGTAGAGGTCCCAAGTTGAAATCAATATCAAATATGCAGGtctgcttttattttattttgtttactgcAATCCATTGTTGTGTTTCAGCTCGCTCGGCTATCCTTCCCCACAGTTGAGACGGTAATTATTTCActtgttttttctttattataacgTAATTAATTTTCTAAACACTTTGTATTTACCACTGTTCCCAGAGGGCGTACAATTTACCACCGACGTCAGAGGTAGACCCGAAACACAGCTATGCAGATGAAAAATTTGAGAAGCTCAAGGTGTATTACAGTTACATGAATGGACGTATACGCGAACCTCACAATccggtaagtacctacttaccgtAAAAAACGTAACTATTTATGGTCCACATTGTTATTAATTGTGTCGTAGGATTAATTatggatatattatattatagagaTTCTTGTAGAACAGAACTTATTAATCAGCTGTGTATCTTAAAACTCGAACGGTGTAGGTATGCCCTATGCCCCCTTGACAGAGCTTTTGTATCTATCGAGCTAGTTACTTATTATCATTTCATTATGCGCACATTATAAAATCTCGTTAATCAATGTGTTAATTAATAAAcctgtgatttaaaaaaattgtaacttaTCTAACAGGCAGAACGTGCTGAAATCCTCCAAAGCGCCGAGCAGAAGCTTTTCGACTTTATTGATTCCCACATCAAAGACCTGAAGCGGTTACTGTATGCTACCGACAGCGCGCTAATGTCGATGGTACTACTTAAGCTAAACAAGAAGATGGACACAAGCGAAGCGAAAATCAAGTCTACACAGGCAAAAATACCATTCGGCTTGTATGCCAGCCCGGGTAAGCTGAGTAAATAAGCTACGCGACACGGCACTTGGGAAAAAACAAGCGATAGGACCAATGGAGAAAAAAGGAAAGGCTTttacccagcagtgggacactaaaataaacaaaaataagcaaaagtgcctaacaacaattttttttttaaagatgttaTAGAGGGTCGGTTTTGTGTCtaaaagtcttctagaaatcgattttcgctcatgtcgtctatgagatgacaagcgcaaaaGTGATGGGAActatgacgtcataaagtctgcattacaaagtttttattttttagggttccgtacccaaagggtaaaaacgggaccctacgaGGGGAGTTCAATAAAAAGTCAGAATGAGTATGttataaacaactttttatttttcgaCATTAGGCACCTTTTAGCATAATACACTTCGTATATCTTTTTTCTAAACTTAAAATTCCATTTTTAAAAAAGGTCTCATCTTGAGTACTTAAAAAATCTTGTACTGCAGCGATTACCGCGTCGTCGTCTTCAAATTTCTGGCCTCTCAGGTATTCTTTCAATCTCGGAAATAGATAGAAATTACTCCGCGAGATATGGTGAATACGGAGGATGCTTAAGGATCATTGGCTAACCACCAACTAAAAACCACAGTGGTACTCATTGCGTAACCCGCAATCTGCATCATTGGCTTATGTTACCACCAATGAAAAACCACAGATGAACTACTAGTATCATTCGCGTGAGAATGTTAAACATTTTATCAACATAGAGCATAGCGATGTTATGAATTAATGATTTGAAGTCATCATAGGGAACTTGATCCAGCCTCTGCATCGTCATCGTCTAGATTAGTTGGATGTAAACCTTTTGGCATTTTCTCTAACCAATCGTGAGCATTTGAGAGGTTATCGTTTAGTTTACACGATCCAGCACGGTCGTCCTTCAGGAGACACGTTGTAACGCGCAACATGAAACACGAAAATGAATTTAATTGCTCAGTCGGTCTGTTCACTCACTATACTGCACTGCACTTCCTACCTTTTGTAATGAAACACTTCACTTGACAACTTAATACTCATTTATTCCGAAACCAAATTTACTATATACGGGGCtgtggaaaaatcttaacagcgcgaAGCAGCCGATAGAACAGCGACATCTATTGTGAAATTAGGCAactctaaaaactaaacattactacATTCAACATTATCGGCCCCCAAGGAAGTGCAGTGCAGTATAGTGAGTGAACACGGTCCTTAtcatacatgaaataaaatcgGTATCGCAGCAATtagtatatatttgttatttttataacgATTAACGACAAGAAAGCAATCATACAAAACACTTATGTTGGCCACCTCTCGTGAAAatattattcataaataaaaataattgttataaacaaataaacttgGGCATTGTTTGATTTAAAAAACAAGATCGTTATACCAAATCATTCTGATTATCACTAACGGGATGTAATCGAAACACCACTTCAAAGCACGTAGGTGTTTCATGTCACTTACCACAATGCAACttctgccatttttttatgaaaatgaaaatgaaatgaaaataaaaagcgTGAAGCCGTCCGTGCTTCATCCGTTCACCAATAGACAttaaatttctaattttaataagtcAAACTTATTACAAACTTGATAAACGTATTACTTTCTTGATGTCGATCCATCCTACCCCTGggggaaaaaatcaaataaagGCGGACTTTGTATAATCAATTGCATCTAAGCAAAACAAATTCGGGAATGAGAGTAGTCCCACATTCACATTAAGTGTCCAAAATGCCTCCATAGGGAATAATCAAGTCCATCGGCAAGAGCCAGTCCAGTCGTCATCAGTGAATTCAATAATCTAAATCAAAAATTTCAGTACGTAGTCCATGGATATGATTGTTGATATCTAATCCCATTCATTCCCATTCATTTTGTTAGGAATGTGACAGTTCGACTAGCTGGCTAGACTTTACTGAAACACGACTTGTCGTTCTTTAaagtacaaattaaaatgtatcATCATTCAAATATGTCAAATCTCGAGATAACTCGTTTGATAACAACTTCTAATTTCTACATAATAGCTTTCCAGCTTTAGGGTGGATCAAATATTTTGTTGCCACTCTGTCCCGCTGCTCAGGCGACGATAGTGACAGTTTGTTGGAATCTTATATCACGTTTACCGTTCGTACCTTTATCGCCGACTGTACCTTCTAACAGGCAAccaatactcatcgagacaactccaacaaacccaaacacaaccAAGCTACGTCGTTCCATTAGGTGGATATAGTAGGGGTAGTATCAAATATAGTAGACGCAATTTCTTGTTATACATCTTGCAGAGTTCAAATGCCTAGGGACATCCTACTACATCGCCTCTGCGCACAGTCAGGAGGACGCACAGATGATTCTCGCTAGCGAACGCAAACCACATTGCTACACCTTCAGAGGTAAATATGACTAGTTTACTTGTTTACAGCAGCCAGACGAAACTAACAAATATTACCTGTCATATAATTACGCTTTGAGGCTTACTAACaattaattaatacagtattattttgatttttgatttgtgtctcATGAAGCTAGAAAGATCTTAGTAAATTAGTACCTAATAGTTTTTGTCACTTTCTGTAGAACTGCACGTCCTTAATTGTGGACATAAACTAGCTAAACATTTTTCTTAGGTGCCTTCGCCTTCCAAGGTTTCTACCACCGCCACTCAGAGACGACGTACGTAGGACCCCATGCGGAACAGTTCCAAGCCAAAGACCCAAGCCAGGGACTCTACTGCCATTCCGATGATAACTGGAGTGACGCCCAGTGCATTTACAAGTTAGcctatttcattcattttctgACTAACTACTATTCTTATTTCTATTTTAAGTAGGCGCTAATAATGTAATACAATCTTGTAAGTTTATACATCTATaaggctgcgtcttacgtaggcgaacgacacgagaagcgaagcggcgcgacgcggtgGCCCACGCGGCGAGGTtgaaacaaaccgttgatacgtATGGAAGTGTCCTAGGTGAGCGTTCTTCGCGCGAACGCgggcggcgcgacgcggcgctGTGCGATGGCCCGTGGCCGTCTATAATACACGTGCACGGGTTTGATGCTAGAAAGATATCGACCTtaggctacgcgcgcactgcggTGCGGCGAGTTGCggtgcgtttttaaaaacgcaaaggaaaaaaaccgTGTGTGTGCAGTACGCGCGCACcggtgacatatccgcacgttttGCCATTCAAGTCCCAACTCAAGTTAAGAACGGATGTTGAAAATGGACTACTTCGCTAGGCGACGACATGACCGCGCAGCACCATGTCGCGAGAACAACTGCGACAACTGCGTCACTGGATGGCTGCTGGCCGGTGTCCGCACGGATTTTATTCCGCAGTGCGCGGATTTATTTAGTCGATTTTGGTATTGTGTgggttaacagcgccatctatgggacTCTCTCTATTCTCTACCGAACCCTAGATAGCTTAACTACGTTACGCACCCACCAGGGTACGTAGTTCACAAGACGGTCCATAGGTGGCGCTATAATCAAATTAGGacagaaataatttaaaaaaaaatccctataaattacagtaaaacctataaaaaaccAAATATGAGTAGACTAATCAAATCTAATCCGGTATTTTACATGCGCCACGCCTCTAGCCGCGTCGTTGTGGTTAAGCGTCAAAAAATCAAATGGATTGATCGCGCCCGTTCCGCGCCGTTTCGCCATCGCGTCAAGATCGCTCACCTAGgacacttacataggtaagaaCGGTTTGTTTCTTCCGCGCCGCATTGCGCCGCCTGACGTTCGCGTGCAAATCGTTCCGCTTCGCCCCgcgtcgcgttcgcaacgagatcgctcacgtgggacacttctatgggtatcaaaggattgatttagccGCATCGCGCCGCTTCACTTCGCGTTCGCGCGTCGATCACGTACGTAAGACGCTACGTAAGTGTAGACAATGAGAATTTTAAGTGTTTTTCTGTTTAGAAGGTTGTTTTTTTGTCTAGAagttctagaaatcgattttcgctcatgtcgtctcggacatgggtatatttggtatcagtgcaattagatatgagatgacaagcgcgaaagtggtgggggtagttgctgtgacgtcataaagtcggcagtacaaagttttttacttaatgtggggtaccaaataaaagagctttgtgagtagataacaaatatataacatactgtaacattttcactacttggtctaataaattattagaaaacgttcaaaaatttcacaatctaCAGTTGACTGGACTgctctaaatttaaaatgactgaatggactATTCTAAAATACACAGTATTATACAtgccaagtgactgtgaatatcttctatataacattaaaaaataattaaccagatatatcaaaaaataaggAAAGACACAACAACACtataacaatataattaattttgctgttactaaccgtagta
The Cydia strobilella chromosome Z, ilCydStro3.1, whole genome shotgun sequence genome window above contains:
- the LOC134754373 gene encoding uncharacterized protein LOC134754373; the protein is MELKNMVVLRSFCLLLVTGLSHGKGDGMGASLQILARLSFPTVETRAYNLPPTSEVDPKHSYADEKFEKLKVYYSYMNGRIREPHNPAERAEILQSAEQKLFDFIDSHIKDLKRLLYATDSALMSMVLLKLNKKMDTSEAKIKSTQAKIPFGLYASPEFKCLGTSYYIASAHSQEDAQMILASERKPHCYTFRGAFAFQGFYHRHSETTYVGPHAEQFQAKDPSQGLYCHSDDNWSDAQCIYKINPREEFPESVEYEPKISYWCGPYRYFIPATTDVRCIFSIFSMNFVLRFGYDAVTYKSSDLSFMYQNGQVFYTDEPWAGMSCWNWACKWRHNQNQRGNEFFVN